In the genome of Raphanus sativus cultivar WK10039 chromosome 9, ASM80110v3, whole genome shotgun sequence, the window TACCATTTCTGCATTacacaaaaacataaataaactcATTTCCCCTGTTTAAAGGTAACTAACCCAAGAACAATTATACTCAATTCAACCTagaaattcaaaaagaaaaaacagagaatataaattaatatcccACAAACAGAACCAACGATGAGAAGGAGATTTGTCGATATTTCAAAAACCTTGAACAGACAAGATCATTCTTCAAAGGGGCCAGAGACAACTTCTAGGTTCCTTTCCGAAGAAGATAAAGACCAAGGAGAGGATGAGAGAACAGATCGGTGAGGATTTCGATTTTGTCAAGGTTCGCCGGAGATATGAACGGAAAATAAACGGATTCGACCAAATACAAAGCTGATAACGGTTACGCCATCGAGCAGAGATCGATTTTGCCGGAAATCAGACGGAAATCGGATGAACAAGTGTTTGGTCTCTGTCGCCGCGAGAGAGATATCTGAACAAACCATACTTCTCGTTTTCTATTTTTCcaacaaatgaaaatattatttcatttttcaaaaaacagaACCAATGAAATTGTGTCACATTACCCTAATAACTTTACTAAAACACTTCTTGCGTAGTACTTGATAAACACATCTCTAATCactgttttaatatttttcttttattatattactCTAAGATATGTGGAAATATACCATTAAAGATGCTCTTAGTTTGTTCATTTCAATTAAATTAAAGTTAAGTTGGTCCAtgcttttaaaaagaaatttacagtaaagtttctataaatttaatatttccgacactataatattttattaattttcctaaatttttatttaagactcatatataaaatatattttgatggtAAATAAAAAGGATAGTTTCTTTCACTGGTGATAAGTTgattaagttttataaattCAGCATTCATATTGTTGTTATTAGATTTTTTGGTATACAgataatatatatcatataatgtattttttaaaataaaatctgataaaataataacatattttgaAGTGTTAACAAAACCTAGAGAGACTTCATTGTGAATAAAAAAGTACACTggtttgtttatatttatattttttgaaaaatgtttatatattaactaataattttttatgctagtgatttttatgtttatataagagttttctaaaatttgttatattatCGAACTttgtcatattttaaatcaataaataaatgatcacacatatttattgatttggagtattaatttattaatttatataagattataaaataaaacctGATCCAGTgttaaaataacttttattgTTTTATGCTCCAACAATCATTGTTTCTTGGTTGTTATTCTCATGAGAGGCATCaagtttatataaaatcataacaTAGTAAGTCCTAATAGCAGTACTTTTTTCTTTCAGTGACAGCGAATTTGTGGAAAAGATTGCTACTGATGTTTATGAGAAAATTTTTCCAAAAGAACGAATCGGAATCTACTCAAGGATGCTTCAGGATATAGGCAACTTGCTTTGCAATCAACAATGGGGGGTCAAAAGCATAGGCTTTTGGGGTATGCCAGGCATAGGAAAGACAGAGCTTGCTAAAGCTGTCTTTGACCAAATGTCTAGTGACTATGAAGTAACTTGCTTCCTCCATAACTTTCATGAAACTTTTGAAACGAAGGGACTTTACAGTTTGCTGCAGGAACATTTCAAGAACCTCACAAATCAAAACGTTCCAAAAAGagttcttcttgttcttgatgaTGTAAGGAATCATCTATACGCAGAGTCTTTACTTGCCGAGCTTCCCTCGCTTAGTCCTGGAAGTCTGATCATCATAACCTCCAGAGATGAGCAAGTCCTTTCTCAGTATCAAGTCAACCAAACTTACAAAGTTGAAGGATTAAACAAGAACGAGGCTATGCAGCTATTTTCCCGATGTGCCTTTGAAAAAGATGTGAAACAGACTAATCTTCTTAAAGGTATTTCTATGAAGGTGATCGAATACGCTGATGGAAACCCTTTAGCTCTAAGAGTATACGGAAAAGAGATGTCATCACAGGAGCAACTAAGTCAAAAGGAGACTTTGTTCCTCAAGCTCAAGCAAGATCCTCCGCATCAGATTATGGAAGTAGTCAAGAGTAGCTACCATGCACTTAGTGACAACGAGAAGAACATACTTGTGTATATTGCTTTTTGCTTCACAGGAAAACATGTTGAAGATGTGTCGAAACTACTACAAGACCTTGGTTTCTTCCCAGAGATCGGGATCGACCGGCTTGTTGCCAAGTCTCTGGTGACTATTTCAGAAAACAAGTTGGAAATGCATAACATGATTCAGGCGGTAATCAAGAAAATAGGGAGGTGCAGTGAAGACCCCAACACAAGTTTCAAATGTGTATTGGTATGTCTTATTTTACCATTTTCAATCAATTATCTTCTACATCATCCATAAGCTCTCATGTTATGTTGTTTCAGGGCACTACCGACATCGAAGCCATATCTCTGGATGCCTCTAACTTAAACCCGGACGTCCAACTTTCTTTATTCAGATCTATGTACAACCTTAGATACCTGAATATTTACTATTCCAATCCTGGAAAACATGGCAAGGCCCTTGAGTCTCTCTCTCTGCCTTATGGGCTTGGATTTCTACATTGGGAAACTTACCCTTTGAAATCTTTACCACAAGATTTTGATCCAAGCAACCTTGTTGAACTCAACATGCCTTACAGTCAACTCCAAACTCTTTGGGGAGGAACCAAAGTAAGCAAACTCCAAATAGgactcaaatattttttttttttgttattcctTTACTTCAACAatgtgttttctattttttacagAACCTTAAGATGCTGAAGAGGATCAACCTTAGACATTCTCAGAAACTGCTTGAAGTTGATGAACTTTCAGAAGCTCTAAACATCGAGGAAGTTGATCTCTGCGGCTGTAGGAACTTGCGGAGGTTCCCATCCATTGGTAATTTGCATAAGCTCAGAATTGTTGATCTCCCCAGTTTCACAGGGATCGAAATTTTCCCTGAGTTCCCATCTAATGTGGA includes:
- the LOC108827045 gene encoding disease resistance protein RRS1-like, which translates into the protein MLQDIGNLLCNQQWGVKSIGFWGMPGIGKTELAKAVFDQMSSDYEVTCFLHNFHETFETKGLYSLLQEHFKNLTNQNVPKRVLLVLDDVRNHLYAESLLAELPSLSPGSLIIITSRDEQVLSQYQVNQTYKVEGLNKNEAMQLFSRCAFEKDVKQTNLLKGISMKVIEYADGNPLALRVYGKEMSSQEQLSQKETLFLKLKQDPPHQIMEVVKSSYHALSDNEKNILVYIAFCFTGKHVEDVSKLLQDLGFFPEIGIDRLVAKSLVTISENKLEMHNMIQAVIKKIGRCSEDPNTSFKCVLGTTDIEAISLDASNLNPDVQLSLFRSMYNLRYLNIYYSNPGKHGKALESLSLPYGLGFLHWETYPLKSLPQDFDPSNLVELNMPYSQLQTLWGGTKNLKMLKRINLRHSQKLLEVDELSEALNIEEVDLCGCRNLRRFPSIGNLHKLRIVDLPSFTGIEIFPEFPSNVELKLEGSLIETMSMSPPASPIGVKSLCEFLDNPTKPLNFERHGPHILDILRPGSFYNNQKRITNPDMVETQPEFKDIMCETAISMSQWVFKKLNSFRKVD